In the Vicinamibacterales bacterium genome, CACGCTGAAGAGCACCACCCAGTACCAGCTTCGGGTGGGTTCGAGGCGATCGCCGAACACCAGCAGCGCCGCATGCTGAGTCGGTCCGTAGAGGAGACCGAGGTTGACGAGCGCCAGCGCCACGCCGACGGCGAAGGCGACGGCGGTAAACCGCCGGGAGACCCGCAGGTGAACAGGGTTGGTCGCCGTGTTGGGGAAGGCCGAGACGAAGCGCCACAGCGCGTACGAGAGGAACGCATCGGCCGCCGTGTGCGTCAGAAGCGTCGTCAGCCGCTCGAGTTCGGGCCAACGATCGGCCAGTCCGACGAGACGGTCGGCGAAGGCGGAGGCAATGACGAGAAACAGCCGGCCGAGGCTGCGCGCACGCTGATCGCCGCTGCCTGCCTGTGTCAGGACCACGGCGGCGATGCCGAACGTGGCGAGGCAGGCCACGTGCGGCCAGACGGACCGGGACAACGCTCCGTCGATGACGGCACTCGTGATCGCCGCCCCCGTGCCGAATGCGACCTTGACAGCCGCAACGATCAGGACGAGCGTGAACGTGAACGAAACCAGGCGATGTTCGGCGGGCCTGGGCAGGGGCTCGACGGGCCGGGCGGCCGCGGCAAGCGACGCCACGGTCTTGAAGTGGCGGACACGGGCACGCTCCGACTCGGTGGCGGCGGCCTCGGCCTCGGCCCAGTCGACGGGCCTTCCGTCGGCGATCGCTTCGGCAATCGACGCGAGCCGGTCCTCAGCCATCCTCCATCTCCCGGGCAAGGCGTTCGAGCGCGCGCCGCACCGCGAGTCTGGCCGCTTCCGCCGTCGGCTTGTCGAGGACGAGAGCGAGTTGTTCGTAGCTGTATCCGAGCTCGAGGCGTGCCACGATCGACTGGCGGTCGGCGGGCCGGAGACGCATCACGGCGCGCCGATACAAATCCTGCTGCTCCCGGTCGATCGCGAGAGCGAGCGGGGATTTCCCCGAGTTCGAGGGCTCCTCCTCGAGTTCCGCATGTCTCGGGCGCCGGCCCGCCTGCCTGAACTGGTCCCGAATCCGATTGACCAGCGACCGCCGCAGGTACCCGATCAGCGCACCGTCGCGCTGCGGTTCGAATGCAGGAAGGCGCCTGAGCGTCTGGAGGACCGTTTCCTGCACGAGGTCCTCGGTGTCGACTGCATCCCTCGCCCAGGTCGGCACGCGCCGACGGGCCCACGCATGCAGACGCGGCAAGTAGCGCGCGAAGAGCACTTCGAGCGCGCGGGCCTCACCGCGTCGCGCACGATCGAGGAGTTCGTTGGAGTTGGCTCCGGTGAGCGTCGGACGGGACGGAGGTGTCGCCGGCGCTTGGCTCATAGTCTGCCCCCACGTGGCGAATTCAGCGCAGCGAAGGCGGCATCCGACAGGCGCCGCTCAATCCTAACAGAGGTTCGGACCGTGCGTCGGGCCACCGATCCGAAGTTGTGCAAAGACGACGGCTTGTACGAACGGACGCCGATCGCCGTTCTCCCATGTGGAGGCTCGGGAACCACCGAGAAGGCCCGACCGACCGGAAGAAGGCAGACGATGGAGCCAGTGTTCGTGCCGATGCAGTGGATGGTCGCCGTGGCGGCGGCCGGCGGAGTGCTGAACGCCGTCGTCTCCCACGACGTGCACCTCTGGCCCGCGATGACCACGGACATTCCCGGTGTCCGCATCGCACGGCCCGGACTCCTGCTGTGCGGGGCGGTTGGTGCGCTTCCGGGGGCCCTGCTCGCGCTGGCCGTGCCCCTCCTCCCCGCCAGCGGGGCGTGGCCCGTTCGGCTTCCCATCCTGCTGGGCGCCGTCGTGAGCTTCGGCTTCATCGCCGCCAGGTGGCTCACCAACGAAACCGACAAACGACTGCTGAAGGCGGCCTTGTGTACGGCGTGCGAGGCGCCCGCCGCCCTGCCCGACGCCATTCACGCCATACGAGCCGCCCGGCCCCGTGTGGCCTACGAACTCGCGTGCCGGCTGAGGCCGCGAACGCTGCCGCTCGATCGTTTCGTGGAGGCCGTCCCGTGCGGTCCGCCGAGACGCGACTCGGCGACGATGCCAGGAACACCGTCATGAAGCGGTAGAAACTCCGCCCCCGAACCTTCGCGATGAAGAAACACCCTCAGGGGCGCGGCGTCCTGACCATGCACCACACGTGTGGCGCGGTCCCCGCTCGAATCTCACTTCGGACCGAGAAGCCCAGGCGCGCGTAGAAGGAAACGGACCGGGCCTCCGATGTCTCGAGATAGGCGAGCACCTTCTCGCTGTCGCACACGTCGAGGCCAGGTTCGAGAACGGCGCGCCCTCGCCCTTGGCCCTGCGCGTGGATCTCGGTGCCGACGGCGGCCAGGTGCCAATGCTGCTCGATCGGCCGGTGCTCGTGCAGCGCACGCTCCAAGGTGATTCTGCGCCGCTCGGCTCCGCCGGCCATCGAGACGAGCACGCGCAGCCAGCGTTCGGCCGGGCCCTGCAGTTCGGCGGTGGCCCCGGGCGGAAACCACACGCCAACGGCGGTCCTGTCAGCCAGGCACCAGACGCGGCCCCGGTCGAACCCGGCGTTCAACGCCGCCACAAACCACAGGTGTGACGCGACGGCCCGCACATACC is a window encoding:
- a CDS encoding sigma-70 family RNA polymerase sigma factor, with amino-acid sequence MSQAPATPPSRPTLTGANSNELLDRARRGEARALEVLFARYLPRLHAWARRRVPTWARDAVDTEDLVQETVLQTLRRLPAFEPQRDGALIGYLRRSLVNRIRDQFRQAGRRPRHAELEEEPSNSGKSPLALAIDREQQDLYRRAVMRLRPADRQSIVARLELGYSYEQLALVLDKPTAEAARLAVRRALERLAREMEDG
- a CDS encoding GNAT family N-acetyltransferase; the protein is MKTSGELSVVRAKPSDRAVLARVLRRAFGNEPAQTWLFPNRYVRAVASHLWFVAALNAGFDRGRVWCLADRTAVGVWFPPGATAELQGPAERWLRVLVSMAGGAERRRITLERALHEHRPIEQHWHLAAVGTEIHAQGQGRGRAVLEPGLDVCDSEKVLAYLETSEARSVSFYARLGFSVRSEIRAGTAPHVWCMVRTPRP